A region of the Candidatus Hydrogenedentota bacterium genome:
TCTGGGCGGCGGGGGCGGCCCCCTTTCCGGGCTGCGCCCCCCCGCAGGAGGAGAAGCAGCCGGGAACCGTCAGCAGGGCCGCGGCCGCGGACAGAAACAGCACTCTCCCGCAAAGCCGGAAGCCTGGGAGCGTGTCATGCCTCATCGCGCGTGTTCCTTCGGTCGGGGCCGCCGTCGGCCACCCCCCTAGTATCCAATGCGGCGCGCGGATTTGCAAGCCCGAAGGGCGGAAATCCGGCGGGCGCGCCCCCGCCAAACAGAACGCGCCCCCGCCGCCGGAGGGCGACAGGGGCGCGAAAGACGCCCGGAGGGAGCGCGGATCACATGGCCGCGAAGAGCGGGGCCAGCACCAGCGCGATCACGCACATGAGCTTGATGAGGATGTTGATGGACGGGCCGACGGTGTCCTTCATCGGGTCGCCGCAGGTGTCGCCGACCACGGCGGCCTTGTGGGCGTCGGAGCCCTTGCCGCCGAAGTGGCCTTCCTCGATGTACTTCTTGGCGTTGTCCATCGCGCCGCCGGAGTTGGCCATCTGGATGCCCACCATGACGCCGGTGGCGATGGCGCCGACCAGCATGCCCGCGAGGCCCGCGGGGCCCATGGCAAGCCCCATGATGACCGGGGCGACAATGGCGAGGGCGCCGGGAAGCAGCATGCCGGTGATGGCGCCCTGGGTGGCGATGGTGACGCACGTGGTGCTGTCGGGCAACACGCCCTCTTTGCCTTCGCGCAGGCCGGGGATTTCACGGAACTGGCGGCGGACTTCCTGGATCATGGTGTCCGCGCACTTGCCCACGGCGCGGAACAGCATGGAGGAGAAGAAGTAGGGGAGCATGGCGCCGATCAGGATGCCGCCGAGAATCTTCGGATTGTCAAGGGAGATGTCCGTGATCTTGGCGGAGAGGATGAACGCGCTCAGGAGGCCGATGGCCGCGTACGCCGCGGAGCCGATGGCGAAGCCCTTGCCGATGGCCGCCGTGGTGTTGCCCACCGCGTCCAGGTTGTCGGTGATCTTGCGGACCTTCGGGTCCATGTGCGCCATTTCGGCGATGCCGCCCGCGTTGTCCGCGATCGGGCCGTAGGCGTCCACCGCCACGACCATGCCCGTCGTGGCCAGCATGCCGAGGGCCGCAATGGCCACGCCGTACACGCCCGCCACATGGTAGGCGAGGATCACCGCAAGGCCCAGCACCAGCACCGGCGCGCCGGTGGAGGCCATGCCGACCGCCGTGCCCTCGGTGACCGCGATGGCCGGGCCGGTCTGGCACCGCTCGGCAAGCCGCTGCACCGGCTTGTAGCTGCCGGAGGTGAAGTACTCGCTGACGAAGCCGACCACGCCGCCGGAGACCACGCCGATGACGCAGGCGTGGGCCGGGCCGTAGGCGCTGTACGCGACGCCGTCAAGCGTGAACCCCGAACCCTTCAGGAAGGCATAGACATACACGCCGCCCGCGGCGAGCAGCGCGCTCACGTAGGTGCCCATCATCAGGGCGCTCTGCGGGTTGCTCTTGGCGAAAATCTTGACGTACATCACGCCCACGATGGAGGCGAGAATGCCGATGGCCGCCGTCCAGAACGGGAACGCGCGGATGTAGTCCGGGAAGTCCGGGCCCATCTGCGTGGACACGACCGCCGCCACGGCCAGCGCCGCGATGATGGACTCGACATAGGACTCGAGCAGGTCGGCGCCCAGGCCGGCCACGTCGCCCACGTTGTCGCCCACGTTGTCCGCGATCACGCCGGGGTTGCGCGGATCGTCCTCGGGGATGCCCGCCTCGACCTTGCCCACCAGGTCCGCGCCCATGTCGGCGCCCTTGGTGAAAATGCCGCCGCCGGAGCGGGCGAACAGCGCGACCAGCGACGCGCCCATGGCGTAGCCGTTGACGATGTTCGGGTCGCCGTTGAACATCTTGTACACGATCACGAGGCCCAGCATGGCGATGCCGACCACGCCCATGCCCATGACCGCGCCGCCGGAGATGGCGATGTCCAGCGCGGCCTTCACGCCGCCGGACTCGGCCGCCGCCGCCGTGCGCGCGTTGGAGCGCGTGGCGATGTACATGCCCAGAATGCCCGCGAGGCAGCTCGCGACGGCGCCGCAGTAGAACGCCACGCCCGTCATCCAGTTAAGGCCGAACTCGGGCTTCGCGAAACCCATGGCGCAGAAGAGGACGAAGATGACGGTCACGAAGCTGAAGACCCACTGGTATTCCTTCTTCAGGAACGCCGCCGCGCCCTTCTGTATCTCGCTGGACAGGAATGCCATCCGCTCGGTGCCCTGCGGCTTGCCCAGCACATAGCGGGCGAGATACGCCACGAAAAGCAGCGCCGCCACGGCGCACAACCCAGACGCTTTCAAGAACATGTCAAATCTCCTTCCGGTTGGGAACCACACACTGTCTGTTGAAAAAACACACGCAACCCGCCGTCCCCGGCGGGGTCATCTTGTCGCCGTCCGTCATGCGGGCTCCGCGCCCGCCGTCCGCAGCGCCTCGCACGCCGCCCGCTGCGCCGCCTCCTTCTTGGACCGGCCGCACCCCCTGCCGGCGGCGCAGCCGTTCACGAAAACCTCGATCTCAAACTCCTTGCAGTGGTCCGGTCCTTCGGCGGAAACCACCTCGAAGCGCGGCAGGCCCAGCCCCGCCGCCTGGCAGTGCTCCTGCAGGCGCGACTTGTAGTCCGACGCCTGCCCGGCCGCCCCGGCGCGCGTGAACTCCGCGCGGAACACCCGCCTCACCAGCGCCTCCGCCGCCCGCCAGCCCCGGTCCAGATACACGGCCCCGATCAGGGCCTCCATGCAGTCCGCCAGCAGGGAAACCCGCTGCCGCCCGCCGGAAATCTCCTCGCCGCGCCCCAGCAGGATCAGGGGCGCAATGTCGAGCGCCTCCGCCACCCGCGCCACCGTTTCCCGGTTGACCATGCCGGCCCGCATGCGGCTGTACTCGCCCGGTGTCTTTCCCGGAACCTTGTCCACAAAATGGTGGGCCGCCGCCAGCCCCAGCACCGCGTCTCCCAAAAACTCCAGGGACTCGTAGTCCCCCCCGCCGCCTTGCACCTCCGCCACGCGCGAGGCATGGGTGAACGCCTGTTCGTACAGCGACAGATTGCGGGGAGATACGCCCAGCCGCGCCGCAAAGCCGCGCAGCTGCGCCTCCCGTTCCGGCGTCACGCCGGACTCTTGGACGGACTCATCCATATCGTGTGTTTGGGAGATGCGCAAAACCGGGGAAATAGTAGCGAGTTCCGGGGTGTGAATGCAATTTTCTGCCATCTGCGCGCCTGAAACCCCGTTTTTCAGGGGTTTCAGGCCCGTTTTTCGCAGTATGCACCTGCGGTGCCGCGGAACCGCGCATCTGCCCCCCGAACAAAACAGCGCGCCCGGGCTGTCCTGTCCAAACGGCGAAAAGCCCGGGCGCGTTCGAATCGCTCAGTTGCCGCCCATCTTTCCCTTGATGTACTTGATGGCGTCGCCCACCGTTTCAATCTGGTTGGCGTCGTCGTCAATCTCCAAGCCGAACTCCTCCTCGAGGGCCATGATGATTTCGGTCTGGTCCAGCGAGTCCGCATTGAGGGTGTTGCGAAGGTTGGCCTCCTCCGTGATCTCCTCCAGTTTCCGGTTCAACCGGTCCGCAATGATTTCCTTGACCTTCAGGATGATCGCATCGTCTGTCATGGCTGGGTTCCTTTTCGTTTGCCGCACGGTCCACTGTGCGGAGTGACTTCCGGTGTATGCCTTTCGCGCGGCGGCTGCCCTGCAACACCGCCCGCCGTCTTCACTCATTCGGGAAAAGTATGTCACCGCCGGACGAAGCAAGTCAAATTGTTTGCCGTCAAACGGTTCGTCCTCAGGGGGCCGCCACCCCGGCGGTGTCCAGGGCGTCCAGCACCCGGACCAGTCCCGGGGAGACGGCGTAGTAGGCGTCCACCGCCTTTCGCCCGCCCGGGGAAGCGGCCAGAATCTTGTCACGGAAGGCCCGCAACCGCGCGGCGGCGGCGCTCGACGAGCCGAATATGCGCGAGAGGAAACAGCCGGAGGCGTTGTCAGAGGGCGTGCATTCCGCCCCCTCCACGAGATGACAGGCGATGTGCGGGAAGAAGCGCGGGAAGGAACCGTAGTTGTCAAAGTTGCGCTCCGGCCGCCCGCAGGTGTGGACGTTTCCGTTGCTCAGCATGCCGGTGAGGCGGTGCTGGTTGGAACGGTTCAGCAGGCCCGATCCCGAAGAGCCGCCCTCCGTGACACCCTCCAGCCAGTTGACGCGGATCTGGTCCTCATACGCTGTGGTGCACAGAAGATCGGTGCATTCATCGTGGCTGGGGTTCACCACGACTCCCCGGCAGGTCTTGAGCGGGGTGCCCGCGGGGTAATGAAACCCCCGCACCTCGTCCCCCGCAACGGGGTCTGACGAGTCCCATCCGGCCCATGCGCGGCCATAGGCCCCGACCGGCGCGGCGTCCAGCAGCAGAAGTTTTCCGTCGTAGGTGCCCGTGTCCGCGAGAAACGCCTCGCAGCCGCTCCGGGGAAGCCCGTCCACCTCCGGCGCCGTGCCGTCCGGGGCGCAGGTGCCGGTGCGGTAGTCCCAGAAGACATCCACGCCCCCCGGCCGGATGAAAGCCCCCTCAAAACAGTGGTGGGCCGTGATGAACAGGGGCTTCAGGTCGGGGGTGCCCGCGCGGTTGAGCAGGGTGCCCGAGCACTGCGCCTGCCCCAGGCCGGTGGCGATGATCAGAATGCCCTCGCCCGTGGAGATTTCCCACGCCGCCGGGTCGGTCTCGCAGTCGGCGGGGGCGGGGCAGGGGTCGGCCTTTTCCGCCTTCTCTGTGAAGAAGGTGAAGAAATGCGACACCGCCTCCACATGCAGGGGCGGCAGGGCACCGTCGGGCGATTCCAGCACGAGCACGGCCTCTTCGCCGGAAACGGTGGGCAGCCACAGGCCGTGGACATCGGCGTCGGCCGCGGTGTAGGGGCCATGGACGCGGCCGCCGGCCGCGTTGGTCACAAAAAGCGTCTGGCCGGGGCTGAAACCGCCGACATCCACCCGCAGACGGACCGCCAGCGCCCCCGCGCTCGCGATGCCCGCGACAAAACGCGTGGTTTCCCCGTCGCGCTGCCCGGCGCCAAACAGTTCATGGGCGTCCAGCCCCAGGGCGACGCCCTCGGCCACCTGCAAGGCGCCCTTTTCCGCCGCCGCCGCCTTGAGCGCCGCGTTCTTTCCCTGGAACGCCGTCACCACGCGCACGGGCCGCGCCGGTGTGAGCAGGTCTTGGACCAGCTCCGGGGGCAGGGGGTGGCGCTGCGCCTCCAGCAGGTCCAGATCGGCCTTTGCCGGGGGAAGATAGACATAGTCCGCGTGTTCCGCGAAGGCAACACCCGCGAGGAGCGCGGCCGCCAGCATCCAGCATGACTTGCTCATGTGATCACCCGGTCCTCTCGTGTCGGATGCCCCCCGGGATGCCCCAGCCCCCCGCATTTTACCCCAAACCCTTCTCGCACCGCAGGTACAGGTCGTTTCCGAAAAGCGCCAGCAGCGGGCGGCGCGCGCACACGCCGGTTGCCAGCCGTACGAGCGGATGGGATGCGAGTTTCCGCGTGACCCGGTAATCGGCCCCCCGCAGGAGGTCCGGGTCCACCCACACCCGCAGTCCGGCGCGGGGCAGCCCGGCCTCCGCAGCGGCGCGCCGCAGTTCGCCCGGGGTGTACTCGTGCAGGTGCACGCGGTCCATGACGGCAAACTGCCCGTCCACGTCGCGCGCCGTGTCCGGCGCCATGCGCCGCAGCAGGGGCCGGGCCAGCGGCCACACGATGGTCCGGAAATGCCGGTTGGGCGTGGTGTGGGCCAGCAGGAAACCGCCCGGCTTAAGGACACGCCACATTTCGCGCAGCAGGAGCACGCCGCCCTCGCGGTCCTGGTGCTCCAGAATGTCCCCCGCAAACACCCGGTCGAAGGTCGCTCCGGCGAAGGGGAGCCGCATGGCGTCGCCCCGGACCAGCGCGGTGCCGGGCGCGGTGTTGCGTGCAATGCGGCAGGCGGCGGGCGAGTAGTCGAGCCCGAACGTGTGCGCGCCGGTCTCCGCCACCGCGCGGAGCAGGTCGCCCCGCGCGAAGCCGATGTCGAGCACGGCCATGCCGGGCGCGGGCGCCAGCAGGGCGAGGTGCTTGGCGCGCAGGGCGGACAGTTCGCCCCTGCGGTGGGCCTCATAGCCCTCGATCGCCTCGCTGAGGTAATAGGCGTCGTCGTAGACGTCCGGGGGAAGCGTGTGCTGCGGGCGCGCGGTCATGGCCGCCTCACGCGAGGCGGCCGGCGAGCCACTCCGCAAAATGCAGGGGCTTCCGGTCCGTCAGATGGGTAACCTGCTGGCGGCAGCTCGTGCCCGACACGATCAGCGCCGTGTCCGCGGGCAGCGCGTTGATCATCCGCACCAGCGGCTCCGCCACCTTCACCGAGAGGGCGTACTTGTCCTTCATCGCGCCGAAGGCCCCGGCCATGCCGCAGCACCCCGAGTCCAGCAGGGAGGCCTCCGTGCCCGGCACGCGGCCCGCCGCGCGGAGGATCACCGCCGGGTCCGACACGGCCTTGGCGTGGCAGTGGACATGCACGGCCGCGCGCGCGGGCGCGCCGGAGAAACGCAGCGCGTCCGGCGACTCCGCCAGCAGGCGGTCCGCAAACTCCTCAAAGAGGACGCAGCGCGCGGCGGTCTCCTCCGCGCCCGCAACGCCCAGCTCGCGGTAGTCCTCGCGGAACATGGAGAGGCAGGAAGGCTCCAGGAAGAGCACCGGCGCGCCGGAGCCGCGCAGCGCGGCGAGGTTCCGTTCGCCGAAGCGCCGGGCCACGTCGAGACAGCCCATGCTGAACGCGGGCCGCCCGCAGCAGGCGTGGCCCTGGATTAGGCGCGGCGCGAAGCCCGCCGCCTCCAGCACGCGCACGGCGGCTTTCCCGATTTCCGGCTCGTAGTGCCGCACGAAGCAGTCGTCCCACAGGAGCACCTCGCCGCGCGGGGCCTGGCGTGCGCCGCCAGTCCGGGCGTGGAACCACCGGTCAAAGCGCTCCGCCGCGAATGCCGGCAGCGGGCGCTCCGCGCTGATGCCCAGCATCCGCTCGGCGGCGAGGCGCGCGGGCCGCCACCGCTGGAGTGCGTTGGCCGCGCCCGGCGCGAGGCTGCACAGTTCGCCGAGCAGGTCCACGCGGCTGAACACCCGCGCGGCCAGGGGCACCCCGTGGCGGCGGTGGCGGGCGTGGAGCAGCTCCGCCTTGAGCAGCGGCAGGTTCACGTTCGACGGGCACTCGCCCGCGCAGGCGCGGCACGACAGGCAGTTGCTGACGGCCTGCTCCAGCTCGTCGGAGAGGAGCGGCCCGTCCGGCGGGGAAATGCGCCCCTCCAGCACGGCACGGATGATGGTGGCGCGCCCCCGCGTGCTCATGATTTCCTCGCCCGTCGCCTGGAAGGTGGGGCACATGGTTGGCCCGTCCTTGCGGCAGCCGCCGCAGCCGTTGCACTGGTCGAGGTTCCCCTGGAACGACTTGTCCTTCGCGGCGAAGGCCAGTTCGGGGTCGAAGGGCAGGGGAGGGGTGTCCCCCTCCCAGCGCAGGCGCGTGTCAAAACGGCACGATCCGTCGTCAATGATCTTGCCCGGGTTCAGCAGGTTCCCGGGGTCGAAGGCCTTCTTGATTTCGCGCATGAGCGCGGAGAGCTCCGGGCCAATCTGGTCCGCGACAAACTCCGTGCGCGCGATGCCCACGCCGTGCTCCCCGGCGAGGGAGCCGCGGAAACTCCGGCACAGGGCGGCGACCTCCTCCGCGAACATGCGGTACTTCGCGCGGTCCCCCGGCGTGCGCAGGTTGAGCACGGGCCGCACATGCAGCAGCCCGGCCCCGGCGTGCCCGTAGAACGACGCCTCGACTTCGGCGCGGGCGAAGAGGGCGCGCAGCGCCGCCGTGTATTCCGGCAGGCGCGCGGCGGGGACGCACACGTCCTCGATGCCGGGGACCGGCTTCGCCAGGCCCGGGCGGCCGGTCAGCAGGGAGAGCCCCGCCTTGCGCAGGCCCCACACCATCGCCATCTCCGCCGCGTTCGCGCAGACCTTTTTTCGCACGCCGGGGAACCGTTGCGCGAGCTCCGCCAGGCAGTCCCCCTCGTTTCCGTAGAACTCGACCATGAGAAAGATGCGGCAGGGCTTCGCGTCCAGCTCCAGGAAATCGCGGGCCGGCTGGAAGGCGCGCTGGCCCCGCGTCTGGTCGAAGAGCACGTCGTCCACGTATTCGATGGCCACCGGCGCGAGGGCCTGGAGGGCCGCCGCCGTGTCAAAGGACTCGGCGGGGTCGTCAAAGAAGAGGATCGCCAGCCCCTTGCCCTTCGGCAGGGGGGTGACCCGCAGGGTCGCCGAAAAGACGAGGCCCAGGGTGCCCTCGCTGCCGCCGATGATCTTGGACCAGTCGGGGCCGCCCGCCCCATGCGCCCGCACATACCGGTCGAGGCCGTAGGCGGGCCAGCGCTTGCAGATGCCGTCGTGGAAGCGCTCCCGGATAATGTCCGTCCGCGCCAGAATCGCCGCGTCGAGGCCCGCCGCCCCGCCGAGCGGCAGCGGCGCTCCCGGGCCAAGCGTCACCACGGTGCCGTCCGCCAGGATTGTCTCCACGGAGACCGTGTGGTCCACCGTGGTGCCGTAGACCGGCGCGCGCGCGCCGGAGGAGTTGTTGCCGAGCATGCCGCCCACGGTGGCGCGCGAGCTGGTGGCCACATCCGGGCCGAATGTCACCCCCATCGGCTGGAGGAAGGCGTTGAGCTGGTCGAGCACCACCCCCGCCTGCACCGTGACCGTCCCTGCCTCCGCGTTGTATCCGAGAATGGCCCGGTTGTGCCGGGCCAGGTCCGCCACGATGCCGTTCCCCAGCGCCCCGCCCGTCAGCCCGCTGCCCGCGCCGCGGGCGGTCAGGGGCACGCCGGCCTCCGCGGCGGCGCGCACGAGGGCGGCCGTTTCCGCCGCGCTGCGGGGGAACGCGACGGCGGCGGGCTCAACGCGGTACACCGACGCGTCGGTGGCGTAAAGGGCGCGGGTCAGGGGGTCGCGGCGCAGTTCGCATCCCGAGGCGCGGGCGATGCCGTCGCATTTCCTGTCAATGTCCATGAAGCGTCGGGTTCTCCTGGTTCGCGGGGCGGTCAGTCCGCCTCCGTGTCGCCCATGCCGAGGTTCTCCACCTTGATCTCCACCCGCCCCTTCTCGCGCAGCAGGCGCGCCTCGTGGATGTGGAAGCCCTCGGCGGCCTCCACCTGGAGGCTGCGGTCGAACTTGGCGAGCAGCTCGTCGAGCTGGGGGCGGTTCTCCGTGTTCAGGCGGCGCGCCACGTCGGGGTGCACCTGGAGGATGAGCTGCCGCTCCTTCGTGCGGCAGAAGAGCCCGGTGAGCTGGCGCATGACGTCAAAGGTCATGGTGGTGACGCTGCGGACCATGCCGCTGCCCTCGCAGTAGGGGCAGGGCTGCGAGAGCGCCTTGAGCAGGTTGTGCTTCACGCGCTTGCGCGTCATCTCGATCATGCCCAGCTCACTCACCTCGCTCACGGTGAACTTGGCCCGGTCGCGCTTCAGCGCCTCGGCGAATTTCTTCATCAGCGTCCGCCGGTTGGCATGGGACTCCATGTCTATGAAGTCAATGACGATGATGCCGCCGAGGTCGCGCAGGCGCACCTGGCGCGCCACCTCCTCCGCCGCCTCCAGGTTCGTCTGGAACACCGTGTCCTCCAGGCCCTTCTTTCCCGTGAAGCGGCCCGTGTTCACGTCAATGGCGATCAGGGCCTCCGTCTGGTCTATGCAGAGGTAGCCCCCGCTCTTCAGGTAGACCTTGCGCCGCAGCGCCTTGGTGATCTCGTCCTCGATCCCCAGCTTCTCAAACAGCGGCAGGCGGCCGGCCTGGAACTTCGCCCGGGGCTTGAGGTGCGGCGAGTAATGCTCCAGGAAGCTGCATATCCGCGCGTGCTCCATCTCGTCGTCCACGACCAGTTTCTCAAACTCGTCGCTGAACAGGTCGCGCACGGCGCGCAGGATGACCCCCAGGTCCTCGCGCAGCAGGGCGGGGCCCTTCGCGGTGTCGAACTTCGTGCGCACGGCCTCCCAGGTGTCCTTGAGGTACTGGATGTCCTTCTCGAAGGCCTCGCGGCTCTTGCCCTCGCCCGCCGTGCGGCTGATGAGCCCCAGCCCCTCCGGCTTCAGCTCCTTCATGAGCTTGCGGATGCGGTCCCGCTCCGCCTGCCCGTCTATCTTGCGCGAGATGCCCAGCGTCTTCACCGTCGGCATCAGCACCAGGAAGCGCCCCGGCAGGGTGATGAAGTTGGACAGGCGCGGCCCCTTCGTGCCCAGGCGGTCCTTGAGGACCTGCACCATGATGTACTGGTCCTTCTTC
Encoded here:
- a CDS encoding Rne/Rng family ribonuclease; protein product: MKKHLAINVNPLETRIAVLEDGRLAELMVEREENRSIVGNIYRGRVDAVLPGIQAAFIDIGTEKNGFLYVSDIAGAEGTGDIELVDGVPRAKTRAKRARQQPIETMLKKDQYIMVQVLKDRLGTKGPRLSNFITLPGRFLVLMPTVKTLGISRKIDGQAERDRIRKLMKELKPEGLGLISRTAGEGKSREAFEKDIQYLKDTWEAVRTKFDTAKGPALLREDLGVILRAVRDLFSDEFEKLVVDDEMEHARICSFLEHYSPHLKPRAKFQAGRLPLFEKLGIEDEITKALRRKVYLKSGGYLCIDQTEALIAIDVNTGRFTGKKGLEDTVFQTNLEAAEEVARQVRLRDLGGIIVIDFIDMESHANRRTLMKKFAEALKRDRAKFTVSEVSELGMIEMTRKRVKHNLLKALSQPCPYCEGSGMVRSVTTMTFDVMRQLTGLFCRTKERQLILQVHPDVARRLNTENRPQLDELLAKFDRSLQVEAAEGFHIHEARLLREKGRVEIKVENLGMGDTEAD
- the acpP gene encoding acyl carrier protein is translated as MTDDAIILKVKEIIADRLNRKLEEITEEANLRNTLNADSLDQTEIIMALEEEFGLEIDDDANQIETVGDAIKYIKGKMGGN
- the rnc gene encoding ribonuclease III, coding for MTPEREAQLRGFAARLGVSPRNLSLYEQAFTHASRVAEVQGGGGDYESLEFLGDAVLGLAAAHHFVDKVPGKTPGEYSRMRAGMVNRETVARVAEALDIAPLILLGRGEEISGGRQRVSLLADCMEALIGAVYLDRGWRAAEALVRRVFRAEFTRAGAAGQASDYKSRLQEHCQAAGLGLPRFEVVSAEGPDHCKEFEIEVFVNGCAAGRGCGRSKKEAAQRAACEALRTAGAEPA
- a CDS encoding FAD-binding protein; protein product: MDIDRKCDGIARASGCELRRDPLTRALYATDASVYRVEPAAVAFPRSAAETAALVRAAAEAGVPLTARGAGSGLTGGALGNGIVADLARHNRAILGYNAEAGTVTVQAGVVLDQLNAFLQPMGVTFGPDVATSSRATVGGMLGNNSSGARAPVYGTTVDHTVSVETILADGTVVTLGPGAPLPLGGAAGLDAAILARTDIIRERFHDGICKRWPAYGLDRYVRAHGAGGPDWSKIIGGSEGTLGLVFSATLRVTPLPKGKGLAILFFDDPAESFDTAAALQALAPVAIEYVDDVLFDQTRGQRAFQPARDFLELDAKPCRIFLMVEFYGNEGDCLAELAQRFPGVRKKVCANAAEMAMVWGLRKAGLSLLTGRPGLAKPVPGIEDVCVPAARLPEYTAALRALFARAEVEASFYGHAGAGLLHVRPVLNLRTPGDRAKYRMFAEEVAALCRSFRGSLAGEHGVGIARTEFVADQIGPELSALMREIKKAFDPGNLLNPGKIIDDGSCRFDTRLRWEGDTPPLPFDPELAFAAKDKSFQGNLDQCNGCGGCRKDGPTMCPTFQATGEEIMSTRGRATIIRAVLEGRISPPDGPLLSDELEQAVSNCLSCRACAGECPSNVNLPLLKAELLHARHRRHGVPLAARVFSRVDLLGELCSLAPGAANALQRWRPARLAAERMLGISAERPLPAFAAERFDRWFHARTGGARQAPRGEVLLWDDCFVRHYEPEIGKAAVRVLEAAGFAPRLIQGHACCGRPAFSMGCLDVARRFGERNLAALRGSGAPVLFLEPSCLSMFREDYRELGVAGAEETAARCVLFEEFADRLLAESPDALRFSGAPARAAVHVHCHAKAVSDPAVILRAAGRVPGTEASLLDSGCCGMAGAFGAMKDKYALSVKVAEPLVRMINALPADTALIVSGTSCRQQVTHLTDRKPLHFAEWLAGRLA
- a CDS encoding sodium-translocating pyrophosphatase, with protein sequence MFLKASGLCAVAALLFVAYLARYVLGKPQGTERMAFLSSEIQKGAAAFLKKEYQWVFSFVTVIFVLFCAMGFAKPEFGLNWMTGVAFYCGAVASCLAGILGMYIATRSNARTAAAAESGGVKAALDIAISGGAVMGMGVVGIAMLGLVIVYKMFNGDPNIVNGYAMGASLVALFARSGGGIFTKGADMGADLVGKVEAGIPEDDPRNPGVIADNVGDNVGDVAGLGADLLESYVESIIAALAVAAVVSTQMGPDFPDYIRAFPFWTAAIGILASIVGVMYVKIFAKSNPQSALMMGTYVSALLAAGGVYVYAFLKGSGFTLDGVAYSAYGPAHACVIGVVSGGVVGFVSEYFTSGSYKPVQRLAERCQTGPAIAVTEGTAVGMASTGAPVLVLGLAVILAYHVAGVYGVAIAALGMLATTGMVVAVDAYGPIADNAGGIAEMAHMDPKVRKITDNLDAVGNTTAAIGKGFAIGSAAYAAIGLLSAFILSAKITDISLDNPKILGGILIGAMLPYFFSSMLFRAVGKCADTMIQEVRRQFREIPGLREGKEGVLPDSTTCVTIATQGAITGMLLPGALAIVAPVIMGLAMGPAGLAGMLVGAIATGVMVGIQMANSGGAMDNAKKYIEEGHFGGKGSDAHKAAVVGDTCGDPMKDTVGPSINILIKLMCVIALVLAPLFAAM
- a CDS encoding methyltransferase domain-containing protein; this translates as MTARPQHTLPPDVYDDAYYLSEAIEGYEAHRRGELSALRAKHLALLAPAPGMAVLDIGFARGDLLRAVAETGAHTFGLDYSPAACRIARNTAPGTALVRGDAMRLPFAGATFDRVFAGDILEHQDREGGVLLLREMWRVLKPGGFLLAHTTPNRHFRTIVWPLARPLLRRMAPDTARDVDGQFAVMDRVHLHEYTPGELRRAAAEAGLPRAGLRVWVDPDLLRGADYRVTRKLASHPLVRLATGVCARRPLLALFGNDLYLRCEKGLG